The Dermacentor albipictus isolate Rhodes 1998 colony chromosome 2, USDA_Dalb.pri_finalv2, whole genome shotgun sequence genome has a segment encoding these proteins:
- the LOC135897927 gene encoding histone H1B-like — protein MAEETSTAAAAPAASSAPQSPKKKAARGAGKPRTTASHPKVSAMVNASIGELKERGGSSLQAIKKHMAATYKVDVEKLSPFIRKYLKSAVTSGALVQTKGKGASGSFKLAAGAAAGEKKKAKAAGVVKKAAKKPAKKTPKKSPKKAPKKVAVKKAKPAKKPKAEKKASLPKKPKKPAAKKAATPKKAAKK, from the coding sequence ATGGCTGAGGAGACGAGCACAGCCGCAGCAGCGCCGGCCGCGTCGTCGGCACCCCAGAGCCCCAAGAAGAAGGCGGCGCGCGGAGCCGGCAAGCCCCGCACCACGGCCAGCCACCCCAAGGTGTCGGCCATGGTGAACGCGTCCATCGGCGAGCTGAAGGAGCGCGGAGGGTCGTCTCTGCAGGCCATCAAGAAGCACATGGCAGCCACCTACAAGGTGGACGTGGAGAAGCTGTCGCCGTTTATCCGCAAGTACCTCAAGTCGGCCGTCACCTCGGGCGCGCTGGTCCAGACCAAGGGCAAGGGCGCCAGCGGTTCGTTCAAGCTGGCTGCGGGCGCCGCTGCGGGCGAGAAGAAAAAGGCCAAGGCTGCAGGAGTCGTCAAGAAAGCCGCCAAGAAGCCCGCCAAGAAGACTCCCAAGAAGTCTCCCAAAAAGGCTCCCAAGAAGGTGGCGGTCAAGAAGGCCAAGCCAGCAAAGAAGCCCAAGGCCGAGAAGAAGGCGTCGCTGCCCAAGAAACCCAAGAAGCCGGCGGCCAAGAAGGCGGCCACCCCAAAGAAGGCAGCCAAGAAGTAA
- the LOC139055668 gene encoding uncharacterized protein — MDTSNPGTSNPTTQTTPPVAPSWTITSPQRDPPVFAGLRGDDVDDWIDHYDRVSTCNKWNDTQKLRHVAFYVTGVAKTWYFNHETDIADWPTFTSKLQQIFAFSSGRAEVTKQKLGTRRQLLQESYTSYIEDVLALCRRANPSMTEAERVRHILKGIGSVAFNALIVQNLASVQDITSTCQRLNELQSIRLPHDSSDPQVPHSPDLRALICTIIREELQLQDLRRPPAACARTPTFDLHEVVTGGSQFYLAAFACEYWRHFTMTYRLAT, encoded by the exons atggacacttccaaccccggcacCTCTAACCCTACCACACAGACGACCCCGCCTGTGGCGCCCTCTTGGACTATAACGAGCCCTCAacgcgatccccctgtctttgcgggactccgcggtgatgacgtcgacgactggatcgaccactacgaccgcgtgagtacgtgcaataagtggaacgacacccagaaattgaggcacgtcgccttctacgtgaccggtgttgcaaagacgtggtatttcaaccacgaaaccgacatcgcggattggccCACATTTACCTCCAAGCTGCAGCAAATCTTCGCTTTCTcatctggccgtgcagaagtcacCAAACAGAAGCTTGGAACGCGCCGCCAACTTCTACAAGAGTCGTACACGTCATACATAGaagatgtcttggctctgtgccgccgtgcgaatcctagcatgacggaagctgaacgcgttcgccacatcttaaaaggcattgggtcTGTTGCTTTCAACGCCTTAATTGTGCAAAATCTGGCTTCTGttcaagacatcacttcaacgtgtcaacgcctaaacgagctgcagtctattcgtcttccacatgacagcagcgatcctcaggttcctcATTCTCccgatctacgtgctcttatctgcaccatcatccgcgaagagcttcaactacaagacctaaggcgtccacctgctgcctgtgCCCGAacccccaccttcgacttgcacgaggtc gtcaccggtgggtcccagttctacctcgctgccttcgcctgCGAGTATTGGAGGCACTTCACGATgacgtatcggctggccacttag
- the LOC135897871 gene encoding uncharacterized protein, protein MTDRPTARKGRCCPSVLQWNTNSLRQRHVDVTLHLLQSECDILALQEVYAVAEALRLPGYTGYSGATTCTTCGCTDAPCLADAHHTGKPRAAIYVRSNLAHAVVPVANVVGGPLECCAVTVRLGNQDMTVASMYIHPGKP, encoded by the coding sequence ATGACTGACCGGCCAACAGCAAGGAAGGGTCGCTGCTGCCCGAGCGTTCTCCAGTGGAACACTAACTCTCTGCGGCAGCGACACGTGGACGTCACCCTGCATCTTCTGCAGAGCGAGTGTGACATACTCGCTCTGCAGGAGGTGTACGCTGTGGCCGAGGCCCTGCGGCTCCCCGGATACACCGGCTACTCAGGTGCCACCACCTGCACGACCTGCGGCTGCACTGATGCACCGTGCCTGGCCGACGCCCACCACACTGGCAAGCCTCGGGCAGCCATCTACGTCCGGAGCAACCTTGCGCACGCTGTGGTTCCAGTGGCCAACGTCGTAGGAGGCCCCCTTGAGTGTTGTGCTGTCACGGTGCGTCTTGGCAACCAAGACATGACTGTGGCGAGCATGTACATCCATCCTGGGAAGCCATAG